Proteins co-encoded in one Stenotrophomonas maltophilia genomic window:
- a CDS encoding sensor histidine kinase yields MKSRWRQWCRGIAGLGLLLGAITAAAATPDMAETPRLRRFGAAEGLPSRMVVALAEDRQGHIWAATDGGLARYDGNSLRVWEHDPDQPGSLPGNEIETLLIDPLDRVWVGMNGKGVARLDADRARFRTFDTVNSLCEGQFWALAYAEDALWIGTNNHGVCRLGEDGSVRLYTHDPAHPGGLPSNSIFTSLVDAQGRLWVGTEAGVARWNGTGFEPVGARELGTLSVLRLSRDADGSIWVGSQNDGLYRIDAQDRVSRPRWADSARLRSALVLADRQGGYWAGTSDGLLRGDAAMLRRLEGDRGSGFLTAHSGVLDLLQDHEGGLWVALLTQGLAYLPPDWRRFSIWNQLDGKPLDSQYLLSAASDGQNYYVGSARGVYRLDAQGTLRLLASDRQLGSGVVWSVLPRPDGRLWLGRGGRITVYDPASGALQDWRIDGSADLRQRIDLMRQAPDGTVWVSVMGLDLQQRSAEGRLLHSYPLQQFQGSADAPIEQIRFDDHGRPWIMGEMGIWRAQAGRFEAVPGVSRGPIYDLVWIDPQQMWLARQGAFERYQWDGMSLRLIQRIDGAAGVPPVSMGGLALADNGQLWATTPRGLLRWDPQARRLQQFNERDGLSDAEFTGRPPAVNADGRVLAVTQTGLVAFDVNAADSARPPSSLVIAEVRVRRDDARGWQPLPVTGTLLLGPDDRDLQIDARLLSYASPQGNRYRFRVQGYDQDWVEQGGDGQRTLSRLPTGHYVIEVQAASSNGAWTASQRLQVKVLPPWWRSGMAIFGYVLLGSLLLLTLAWAIRARLRRRQQWQLTLHKQQLAEQASQAKSRFLATLGHEVRTPMTGVLGMSELLLATPLDPMQRSYAGSIQQAGSHLLRLVNDALDLARIEAGRLELDLHPFDLKELLDQVQGLMQPMAQQRQLAFQRGEDPPGPISVSGDEMRVRQILLNLLGNAIKFTERGHVGLSVQLEERGGVCFEVHDSGPGINAEQQQRLFHRFEQAEGPRTASRYGGSGLGLAICQELAVAMGGHIEVDSQPGKGARFRVQLPLPWTRQAARASGEPAASPELPPLHILLVEDDATVAEVIAGLLRGRGHDVVHVLHGLGALSEIATHRFDVGLLDLDLPALDGTAIARQLRTMGYELPLVAVTARSDAYAETQVLAAGFDGFLRKPVTGDLLVAAIVQARAKRQAMA; encoded by the coding sequence ATGAAGAGTCGCTGGCGGCAGTGGTGCCGTGGCATTGCGGGGTTGGGACTGCTGCTGGGCGCGATCACCGCCGCCGCGGCGACCCCGGACATGGCGGAAACACCACGCCTGCGCCGCTTCGGGGCCGCCGAAGGATTGCCCTCGCGCATGGTGGTGGCGCTGGCCGAGGATCGCCAGGGGCACATCTGGGCGGCCACCGACGGCGGCCTTGCCCGCTACGACGGCAACAGCCTGCGGGTCTGGGAGCACGATCCGGACCAGCCGGGTTCGTTGCCCGGCAATGAGATCGAGACGCTGCTGATCGATCCGCTGGACCGGGTGTGGGTGGGCATGAACGGCAAGGGCGTGGCCCGGCTGGACGCCGATCGTGCGCGCTTCAGGACCTTCGACACGGTCAACTCCCTCTGCGAGGGACAATTCTGGGCGCTGGCCTACGCAGAAGACGCCTTGTGGATCGGCACCAACAACCATGGTGTGTGCCGCCTCGGCGAAGATGGCAGCGTGCGCCTCTACACCCATGATCCGGCGCATCCCGGCGGGCTGCCCAGCAACAGCATCTTCACCAGCCTGGTCGATGCACAGGGCCGGCTGTGGGTGGGCACAGAAGCCGGGGTGGCGCGTTGGAACGGGACCGGCTTCGAGCCGGTGGGCGCACGCGAACTGGGCACGCTGAGCGTGCTCCGGCTCAGTCGCGATGCTGACGGTTCGATCTGGGTGGGCAGCCAGAACGATGGCCTGTACCGCATCGACGCACAGGACCGGGTCAGTCGGCCACGCTGGGCCGACAGTGCCCGTCTGCGTTCTGCGCTTGTGCTGGCCGATCGCCAGGGCGGCTACTGGGCCGGCACCTCCGATGGGCTGCTGCGTGGGGATGCGGCAATGCTGCGCCGGCTCGAAGGTGACCGTGGCAGCGGCTTCCTGACCGCACACAGCGGTGTGCTGGATCTGTTGCAGGACCACGAGGGCGGGTTGTGGGTGGCACTGCTCACCCAGGGCCTGGCCTACCTGCCGCCGGACTGGCGGCGCTTCTCGATCTGGAACCAGCTCGATGGCAAGCCGCTGGACAGCCAGTACCTGCTGAGCGCGGCCAGCGACGGGCAGAACTACTACGTCGGCTCGGCCCGTGGCGTTTACCGGCTCGATGCGCAGGGCACCCTGCGCCTGCTTGCCAGCGACCGCCAGCTCGGCAGCGGTGTGGTGTGGTCGGTGCTGCCGCGCCCGGACGGGCGCCTCTGGCTGGGACGCGGTGGACGCATCACCGTGTACGACCCGGCCAGCGGTGCACTGCAGGATTGGCGCATCGATGGCAGTGCCGACCTGCGCCAGCGCATCGACCTGATGCGGCAGGCGCCGGATGGCACGGTCTGGGTATCGGTAATGGGCCTGGACCTGCAGCAGCGCAGCGCCGAGGGGCGGCTGCTGCACAGCTATCCGTTGCAGCAGTTCCAGGGCAGCGCCGATGCGCCCATCGAACAGATCCGTTTCGATGACCACGGCCGCCCCTGGATCATGGGAGAGATGGGGATCTGGCGCGCGCAGGCTGGACGCTTCGAAGCGGTGCCGGGCGTTTCGCGTGGGCCGATCTACGACCTGGTGTGGATCGATCCGCAGCAGATGTGGCTGGCGCGCCAGGGCGCCTTCGAGCGTTACCAGTGGGATGGCATGAGCCTGCGGCTGATCCAGCGCATCGACGGGGCTGCGGGCGTGCCGCCGGTCAGCATGGGCGGGTTGGCCCTGGCCGACAATGGCCAGCTGTGGGCCACGACGCCGCGCGGCCTGCTGCGCTGGGATCCCCAGGCACGCCGCCTGCAGCAGTTCAACGAGCGCGATGGCCTGTCCGACGCCGAATTCACCGGGCGGCCACCGGCGGTGAACGCCGATGGCCGTGTGCTGGCGGTGACCCAGACCGGCCTGGTGGCCTTTGACGTGAATGCTGCTGACAGTGCGCGGCCGCCTTCGTCGCTGGTGATCGCCGAAGTGCGCGTGCGCCGCGACGATGCGCGTGGCTGGCAGCCGTTGCCGGTCACCGGCACGCTGCTGTTGGGGCCGGATGACCGTGACCTGCAGATCGACGCGCGGCTGTTGTCCTACGCCAGCCCGCAGGGCAACCGTTACCGTTTCCGCGTGCAGGGCTACGACCAGGACTGGGTGGAGCAGGGCGGCGACGGCCAGCGCACGCTGTCGCGGCTGCCGACCGGCCACTACGTCATCGAAGTGCAGGCGGCGTCCTCCAACGGGGCGTGGACTGCTTCGCAGCGGCTGCAGGTGAAGGTGCTGCCGCCATGGTGGCGCAGCGGCATGGCGATCTTCGGCTATGTGCTGCTGGGGTCGCTGTTGCTGCTGACGCTGGCCTGGGCGATCCGTGCGCGGCTGCGCCGGCGCCAGCAATGGCAGCTGACCTTGCACAAGCAGCAGCTGGCCGAGCAGGCCTCGCAGGCCAAGAGCCGCTTCCTGGCCACGCTCGGCCACGAGGTGCGTACGCCGATGACCGGCGTGCTGGGCATGAGCGAGCTGCTGCTGGCCACGCCGCTGGACCCGATGCAGCGCAGCTACGCCGGTTCGATCCAGCAGGCCGGCAGCCACCTGCTGCGGCTGGTCAACGATGCATTGGACCTGGCCCGCATCGAGGCAGGCCGGCTGGAACTGGACCTGCACCCGTTCGATCTCAAGGAGCTGCTCGACCAGGTGCAGGGCCTGATGCAGCCGATGGCGCAGCAGCGCCAGCTGGCCTTCCAGCGCGGCGAGGATCCGCCTGGCCCGATCAGCGTCAGCGGCGATGAAATGCGTGTCCGCCAGATCCTGCTGAACCTGCTGGGCAACGCCATCAAGTTCACCGAGCGCGGGCACGTGGGCCTGTCGGTGCAGCTGGAAGAACGAGGCGGTGTGTGTTTCGAGGTGCATGACAGCGGCCCGGGCATCAATGCCGAGCAGCAGCAGCGCCTGTTCCATCGATTCGAACAGGCCGAGGGGCCGCGCACGGCGTCGCGCTATGGCGGCAGTGGGCTGGGCCTGGCGATCTGCCAGGAGCTGGCGGTGGCGATGGGCGGGCATATCGAGGTGGACAGCCAGCCCGGCAAGGGCGCCCGGTTCCGCGTGCAGCTGCCGCTGCCGTGGACCCGGCAGGCGGCGCGTGCCAGCGGTGAGCCGGCGGCGTCGCCGGAGCTGCCACCGCTGCACATCCTGCTGGTGGAGGATGATGCGACCGTTGCCGAGGTCATCGCTGGCCTGCTGCGTGGACGCGGACACGACGTGGTCCACGTGCTGCATGGCCTGGGCGCATTGTCCGAGATTGCCACCCATCGCTTCGATGTCGGCCTGCTCGACCTCGACCTGCCGGC